The Humidesulfovibrio mexicanus genomic interval GCCTACGTCCAGCCGCCGTGCGCGCAGTTCGTCGCACTGCGCCGGTGTGGGCAGCTCGCGCAGGCGCAGGGCCACGCCCGGCCTGGCGGCCCGAAACGCGGCCAATGCCCGGCACAACACCGCGTCCATCACCGGATTCATGAAACCCACCACAAGCTCCCCGGCCTCGCCCGCGTGGATGCGCCGGGCCACGCCGGAGGCCTCCTCGGCCTGGCGCAGCACCTCGCGCGCGCGCGCCAAAAACGCCGCTCCGGCCGGGGTGAGGCGCACGCTGCGGCTGCTGCGCTCAAACAGCCGCGCACCAATCTCCTCCTCCAGCGCGCGGATCTGCTGCGAGAGCGGCGGCTGGGCCAAATGCAGGCGCGCGGCCGCACGGCCGAAGTGCAGTTCCTCGGCCACGGCGAGAAAATAGCGCAAGTGTCTCAGCTCCATATTTCATATATGAAACATATCAATCAGCAGTGCAAGATATATTTCACATGCACGACAGATCCCCCTATGCTGCCGCAAACAAGGAGGCCTCATGTTGCGAAGACGGACGTTCCTGACGATGCTGACGCTGCTTTCGCTTTGGACCGCGCCCCAGGCGACTGGGGCCGAAGAACTGCACCCCACGGGAGGAGCCATGGAGGAGAAGCGCATGGAGACGGGACGAGAGCAACTGGAACGATTGAATCCCAGGGCCGAGGCAGACCTGCGCGCAGCCCTGGACGACATTGCGCCGGACATGGTGGAAATGGTCGTGGCCTTCGGCTACGCCGACATCTACGCCCGGCCGGGGCTTGCCGCAGAGGACCGGCAGGTGGCCACCATTGCCGCGCTGACCGCGCTGGGCAACGCGGAGCCGCAGCTCCGCTTCCACATGGACGGCGCGCTGAACCTGGGCTTGAGCCCGCAGGAGGTGGTGGAAATCCTCTATGTCAGCACGGTGTTCGCGGGCTTTCCGGCCGGGCTGAATGCGCTGGGGTGCGCGCGGGAGGTGTTCCGCCAACGCGGGGTGCGGCCAGCCCCCCCGGCCCCGCGTACGGGGGACCGCAGGACACGCGGTCTGGCCGCACTGGAGGCCACAAGCACGGGCGCGGGCAAGCAGGTGCTGGATGCGCTTGCGGACATGGCGCCGGACATGGCCGGATTCATCCTGGACTTCTCCTACGGCGACGTCATCTCGCGGCCGGTGCTCTCGGCCCGGCGCAAGGAGATCGCCATGTGCGCGGCGGCCATGGCGCGCGGCACCATGCGGCCGCAGCTCAAGGTCCATGCCCGTGCGGGCCTGAACGTTGGCCTCACCCGTCAGGAACTTGTGGAGGTCGCCATGCAAATGGCGGCCTATGCGGGCTTTCCCGCCAGCCTGAACGCCCTCTCCGCCCTGCGCGAGGCGTTTCAGGAGGCGCAAACCGCGCAATAGCGCCGGGGCGAAGCTGTGGGACGAAAAAAAAGGGCGGGCCGCGCAAACGGTCCGCCCTTGAGGCTTTTGCAGGGATGACGCGATCCTACCCGCCCAGGTACGCCTTTTTGACTTCCGGGTCGGCCAGCAGCTGCTCGCTGCTGCCCTGGGCCACAATCTCGCCGGTGTCCAGCACGTAGCCCCGGTGGGCGAAGCGCAGGGCCAGATTGGCGTTCTGCTCGATCAAGAGGATGGTCAGGCCCTCGCGGTTCAGCTCCTTCAAGGTGCGGAACATGTCGTACATCAAGAGCGGAGCCAGCCCCATGCTGGGCTCGTCGAGCATGAGGAAACCGCACTTGCTCATGATGGCGCGGCCCAGGGCCAGCATCTGCTGCTCGCCGCCGGAAAGGGACTCGCTGCGCTGCTTCTTGCGCTCGGCCAGGCGCGGGAACAGGGTGTACACCCGATCGTAGTCGCGCGCGGTGGCCTCGTGCCCGTCGGTGCGGGCGTAGGTGGCCAGCTTGAGGTTCTCCTCCACCGTCAGGTTGCCGAAAATGCGGCGCCCTTCGGGCACCAGGGCCATGTCCAGGTCGGACACCACCTTGTGCGGCGGCACGTTCAGAATGCTCTGCCCCTTGAAGATGATGTCGCCCTCGGTGACGCGCGGGGCCTCCGGGGGCGGCAGGCGGCAGATGCTCATGAGCGTGGTGGACTTGCCCGCGCCGTTGGCGCCGATCAAGGTCACGATCTCGCCCTCCTTCACGTCGAAGGAGATGCCGTGCAGGGCCTCGATATTGCCGTAGCGAACCTTGAGGTTCTTGACTTCCAGGAGCGTGTTCAAATCGTGTCGTCTCCAAGGTAGGCTTTGATGACCGTGGGGTTCTTCTGGATCTGCTCCGGGGTGCCGTCCGCGATGGTGGCCCCGAAGTCGATGACCTTGATGCGCGTGCACAGGCTCATGACCACGGTCATCTGGTGCTCGATCATCCAGATGGTGACGGGGAAGGTGTCGTGTATCCAGCGCACCAGCTTGATGAGTCCTTCCACATCCGCCGAATTGAGCCCGGCTGCGGGCTCGTCCAGGAGCAGCAGCGAGGGCTTGACGCTCATGGCCCGGGCGATCTCCACCCGGCGCTGCACGCCGTAGGGCAGGTTCCTGGGCAGTTCATAGGCGCAGTCCTTCAGGTCCATGGCCTCCAGAAGCTCCCAGGCGATCGTGTCGATGGCCTTTTCCCGCGTCACGTAGTTCTTGGTGCGCAGAAAGCAGTCCATGATGCCGTAGCCCAGGCGGTAGTGCTGGGCGATGCGGATGTTGTCCAGCACATGCATCTCGCTCCACAAGCGGATGCCCTGGAAGGTGCGCGCCACGCCCAGGGCCGTCACCTGATGGGGCCTGAGGCCCCTGGTGTCCTTGCCCTGGAATTTTATGCTGCCCTCGCTCGGCTGGTAAAAGCCGGAGATGAGGTTGAACACGGTGGTCTTGCCCGCCCCGTTGGGACCGATAAGCGCCACCATCTCGCGTTCGGCCAGTTCGATATTGAAGTCGTTGACCGCGATCAGGCCGCCGAAGCGGCGCGTGAGTCCGTGTATCTCAAGAAGCGACATGCTCTCTCCGGCTCGCTATTTGAACGAATAATACTTGCGCAGTTTGGGGAACAGGTCGGACAACTCCTTGTTGCCCATAAGCCCCTCCGGCCTGAACTGCATGAGCAGGATCAGCACCAGGGGGATGACCACCCACTTCCACACGCCCAGGAAGCGCAAAGCTTCCATAAGCACCGTGAACAGCACCGCGGCCAGCGTGGCGCCCGAAAGCGAGCCCATGCCGCCCAGGTACACCATGACCATGATCTCGGTGGAACGCATGATGTCGAAGCTTTGCGGGTTCACGTAGCCCAGGATGTGCGCGTAGAGCCCGCCCGCAAGACCCGCCAGGCCGGAGGAGAGCATGAAGGCGATGAGCTTCATGCGGTTTGTGTCCACGCTCATGATCTCCGCCGCGATCTCGTCCTGGCAGATGGCGGGCACG includes:
- a CDS encoding carboxymuconolactone decarboxylase family protein gives rise to the protein MLRRRTFLTMLTLLSLWTAPQATGAEELHPTGGAMEEKRMETGREQLERLNPRAEADLRAALDDIAPDMVEMVVAFGYADIYARPGLAAEDRQVATIAALTALGNAEPQLRFHMDGALNLGLSPQEVVEILYVSTVFAGFPAGLNALGCAREVFRQRGVRPAPPAPRTGDRRTRGLAALEATSTGAGKQVLDALADMAPDMAGFILDFSYGDVISRPVLSARRKEIAMCAAAMARGTMRPQLKVHARAGLNVGLTRQELVEVAMQMAAYAGFPASLNALSALREAFQEAQTAQ
- a CDS encoding ABC transporter ATP-binding protein, with product MNTLLEVKNLKVRYGNIEALHGISFDVKEGEIVTLIGANGAGKSTTLMSICRLPPPEAPRVTEGDIIFKGQSILNVPPHKVVSDLDMALVPEGRRIFGNLTVEENLKLATYARTDGHEATARDYDRVYTLFPRLAERKKQRSESLSGGEQQMLALGRAIMSKCGFLMLDEPSMGLAPLLMYDMFRTLKELNREGLTILLIEQNANLALRFAHRGYVLDTGEIVAQGSSEQLLADPEVKKAYLGG
- a CDS encoding ABC transporter ATP-binding protein; this encodes MSLLEIHGLTRRFGGLIAVNDFNIELAEREMVALIGPNGAGKTTVFNLISGFYQPSEGSIKFQGKDTRGLRPHQVTALGVARTFQGIRLWSEMHVLDNIRIAQHYRLGYGIMDCFLRTKNYVTREKAIDTIAWELLEAMDLKDCAYELPRNLPYGVQRRVEIARAMSVKPSLLLLDEPAAGLNSADVEGLIKLVRWIHDTFPVTIWMIEHQMTVVMSLCTRIKVIDFGATIADGTPEQIQKNPTVIKAYLGDDTI